The Candidatus Reconcilbacillus cellulovorans region GTCCGCGATCGCGATCGGATGAGATCGGTGCTGTTTGCGTCTTTCGACCACCGGATGCTGTACCGTCTGAAACGCACTGCGCCGGAAGCGCGGATCGGCCTCGTCTACATGGCGGCGCTGCTCGATCCTGTGAAACTGGTGCGCGATTTCGGCGAGAGAGTCGAGGCGGTATCGGTCTGCGGCGCTCTGACGAACCGGGATGAGATCGCACGGTTTCAGGCAGAAGGATGGCGCGTGATCGTCTGGACGCTGAACAAACCGGATGAGATTCTGCAAGCCGCGGAAGCCGGAGCGGACGGTATCGTCACCGACGTTCCCGGGTTAGCGCGCCAATTGCTCGGCTGATCCTCGATTTGATGATACATTTCCGTTGTCAACGACCGGATCGACGTCGCACTGGCGGCGGGCGTCGGCGGCGTCCAGCTCGCCTCGCACAGCTCGCCGCCGGATGCGGTGCGCAGGCAATGGCCGTCGCTAACTCCGTCGTCCAAACAGAAGAAGTTTGAAGTCATCAACAATCCCTGAGGAAACAGACGGCTGAATCCCTGTCTCGAATAAGAGATAATGTTTATCTACCAATCCATTCAATATTTCCACGCTTCTTTGGTTTATCTCTTTATCTCTCCCGTTTGAGCGTCAAAATATTTATCCTCCGCTTGGACTGCATTCCAAAACAATGGAACATACAAAATAAAAGAAACGAGCAATAACTTCTTCTTCTTCGACGTATCTCCTTCCTTGGTTATATCTTCCCATCATATCTTGACACTTTAACAATCCAATAAGTTTCACCATGACTTTTGTTCCAGTCGGATGCGAACGACTTGCCGGGGCCTCTTTTCTTCACTAATATTTTTAGCATAAGGGGATTTCGAAGTACGGAAGGCGGACTCTTATGCATGCGCGCGTTTTGCACGCGATCACGACCGGACGGCAGTCGCTCGACGAGGTGTTGCGCATCGCGTCCGGGCCCGCATTCCGTGACGCCGTGCAGGCGGTCCACATCCGGGAAAAACACCGCCCGGCCCGCGAACTGTTCGAGTGGGCCATAGCTTTGGCCGAAACGCTCGGCCCCGACCGCATCGTCGTCAACGACCGGATCGACGTCGCGCTGGCGGCGGGCGTCGGCGGCGTCCAGCTCGCCTCGCACAGTCTGCCGCCGGATGCGGTGCGCAGGCAATGGCCGTCGCTTCGTTTCGGCTGTTCCGTTCATTCGGAAGCGGAAGCCCGACGCGCGGCGGCAGCCGGCGCCGATTACGTTTTGTTCGGCCACGTATACGAGACCGCTTCCAAGCCGGGGCTTGCTCCGCGCGGAACGGCGGAATTGGCGCGCGTCGTTTCCGCCGTCGCCGTGCCGGTTCTGGCGATCGGCGGCATTACGCCGGAACGCGTCGCCGAAGTGTTGGCCACCGGTTGCGCGGGCATCGCGGTCATGTCCGGCATCTGGGAGTCGCCCGATCCGGAATCGGCCGCGCGCCGGTTTCGGGAGGCGCTCGACGCTTATCCCGGCTCGCCGCCGCTTTAACGGAAGTGAAGGAGGTCGTTTGCGGCATGAACCGGATCTGGGACGTCGCCGTCGCGGGCGGAGGCGTCATCGGACTAGCCGTCGCCTATGAACTGGTAAAAGCTGGCTGTTCCGTCGTCATCGTCGAGCGCGGCCCCCTGCACGGAGAAGCCGTCGCCGCGGCGGCCGGCATGCTC contains the following coding sequences:
- a CDS encoding thiamine phosphate synthase, producing MHARVLHAITTGRQSLDEVLRIASGPAFRDAVQAVHIREKHRPARELFEWAIALAETLGPDRIVVNDRIDVALAAGVGGVQLASHSLPPDAVRRQWPSLRFGCSVHSEAEARRAAAAGADYVLFGHVYETASKPGLAPRGTAELARVVSAVAVPVLAIGGITPERVAEVLATGCAGIAVMSGIWESPDPESAARRFREALDAYPGSPPL